From a single Rutidosis leptorrhynchoides isolate AG116_Rl617_1_P2 chromosome 5, CSIRO_AGI_Rlap_v1, whole genome shotgun sequence genomic region:
- the LOC139849473 gene encoding uncharacterized protein yields MEYTVHDTIMFLDDGTLPSNQVVTRWLKCIPRKINVFLWWVALDRLPTGDNLARRGINIVDIGCVSCSWGIEMSHHVLFGCDLALDIWRKCRLWCNIQMPVFSNWSEFVGWFDGWMNIWDLTVGTELLVELPEEYTFETALADLIVSNNARLIVITHSQISQCGLKCALFG; encoded by the exons ATGGAGTACACAGTCCATGACACTATAATGTTTCTGGATGATGGCACGTTACCTTCGAATCAGGTTGTTACTAGATGGTTAAAATGCATTCCTAGAAAGATTAATGTGTTTCTTTGGTGGGTGGCATTAGATAGACTCCCGACCGGAGATAATCTTGCACGTCGAGGAATTAATATTGTGGATATTGGCTGCGTATCTTGTTCATGGGGGATAGAAATGTCTCACCATGTTTTATTTGGGTGTGATCTCGCCTTAGATATTTGGCGTAAATGCAGGTTATGGTGCAACATTCAAATGCCGGTTTTTTCGAATTGGTCAGAGTTTGTGGGATGGTTCGATGGGTGGATG AACATTTGGGACTTAACTGTTGGTACAGAACTGCTAGTGGAACTACCTGAAGAGTACACATTTGAGACGGCATTGGCTGATTTGATTGTGAGTAATAACGCGCGCTTAATAGTTATCACTCACAGTCAAATAAGCCAATGCGGTCTCAAATGTGCACTCTTCGGGTAG